Genomic DNA from Dehalogenimonas lykanthroporepellens BL-DC-9:
ATCCGGCCCCGGCAAAGATGACATCGATTTTTTCTTCGATGGCGGTTTTTACCAGATCGGCAAAATCGGTCAGAGCAACCATGATGTTGACACCAAGAACCCCTTTCGTCTGCTCCCTGGCTTTTCTTATCTCCTTGCGCAACCCCCTGATGTTGGCCTCGAAGAAATTGGTGGTAAAATCCCGTTCAAATAACCCAACACCGGGAGCCGCAATAACACCCACTCCTCCGGCGTTGGCCACCGCCGAAGCCAGACCGGACATCGAAATGCCGACCGCCATGCCACCTTGAACGAGAGGTAACCGGGCTTTATGCTGACCTATGCGTAAAGACGGCGGTTTATACCACCTGCTGAATTCTTCCAGTTCAGCGCTTATGTCGTCTCTCGAAACCGTTTCCAAATCATTCTCCTAGAATGTCGTATGATGAAGAGTATAGTATTTTTGTTCGTAACGTCAAGTTCTTCGACCGTTCAGGGCATTTCCAGATAATAGCCCAACCCCGGCTTGCTCATGATGGCCGGACAGGGTGTTTTACTTTCTTCCAGTTTGCGCCGCAAGCGACCTATATATACTCTCAAGGCGTTAACTGCACCGGGATAGTTCTCGCCCCAGATAATCTCTGCCAACCTGTCGTGGCTGACTACGTTTCCTTTATTGCGCATGAGTTGAGACATTATCAGCCCCTCGGTTCGGGTCAGCTCCAGTTCACCGTTATCGGCACATTGCAGAACGTTCCGGGCAGTATCCAGGGTGAAACCGCTGAAGCTGATGACCGGTGGCTCGCTGGCCGCGGCCTGACGCCGAAGGAGGGTCCTGACCCTGGCCAGCAGTTCCATTTGCCGGAACGGTTTGACAACATAATCGTCAGCCCCCCATTCCAGCCCTTTTACGATGTCCTGCTCATCGCCCCGGGCGGTGAGGACCATAATCAGGACCTGTGATGACTGCCTGATACTCTTCAAAACCTCGAACCCGTCCATATCGGGCAGACCCAGATCAAGAATAACCACCTCCGGATTTTCCGCCTGCGCCAGGCTTACTCCCTCCTTACCGAACCTGGCGGTGAACAGTTCCGCGTCCGGCATATTCATATTGAAAGCCAGTTCCAGGTAATCAACGATAGTCCGGTCATCCTCGATAATCAACACCTTCATTTAGTTGCCTCCTTTATCAACGGATCAGTTTTATTAACCGGCACCTCGACAGTAAAGGTACTGCCTTTACCCTCTTCACTGTTTACGGTGATATACCCATGATGAAGTTCGACCAGCCGCCTGGCCAGTGCCAGACCCAACCCAAGGCCGCCGTGACGGGCGCCGCTTTTCTTGAGCCTGCGGTAAGGCAGAAAGATATTTTCATGTTCATCTTCGGAAATACCAAGGCCGTTGTCGCACACCTCGATACGCAAATTTCCTGATACGATTCGAGCTTTCAGTTCGATAACCCCCCCGCTGGGTGTATACTTGAAAGCGTTGTTAAGCAAGTTCATCACGGTCTGGTCCAGGCGGTTGGCATCCGCCCAGACGCGACCGAGGTCATCCGGAACATCAACGATAAACCGCTGGCCGTTAGCCTGAGCTTCAACCCTGGCATATTCCGCCGTTTTCCTGAGAACAAAGGCAGCATCGATATAAGTGCAGTTGAGTTCCAGCAGACCCATCTGGCCTTTTTCAAGGTCAAAAAGCTGACTTACCGTTCGGTTCAGGTTGACCGCACCCATGTGCACGTTTTCAGCCATCCTGTTCCATGGCGCCTCTGTCAATCCCTGCACCAGAGCTTCACTGGCCCCGAGTAACGGAGTCAGCGGGGTCTTGAGATCATGGACCAGGGCATGCGTAAACATCCGGCGTTGCTCAATTTGCTCGGTCAACTGGGCGTTAACCTGCGCCAGAGCGGCTGTTCTTTCCTCCACCAGTTCTTCCAGTCTGGTTTGATGAAGCACCAGTTCCTGTTCCATTATCTTGCGCTCGGTGACATCTGCGGCGATAATGCCGATGCCGTCATTGACCCGGAATATCTTGACATCCAGATACCGTGGGTCACCGGAAGATTCTTCTGTCGCCAGGGAGTAATTGATGGTTCCGCCCTCGGTCAGCACACGGCGGTACTCATCGGCATGGTCAGTAAACCCGACACTTCTCCCTAAGTCGAAGATATGAGCACCCAGGCTTTCCTCGCGGGTACGCCCGGATAGAGCGAATGCCGCCGGATTGGCTTCAACCAGTTTCAAACCGGCATCATAAAGATAAAAGGCATCTGTCGCCGAGTTTATGAAAGCCGCCAGCTGTCTCTGGGAAACCCTCAGTGCCTCTTCGGCATTTTTCCGGCGGCTCACATCCCAGGCAAAGACGAAATTATATTCCTGATCTCCGTATTTAACGTAACTGCCGCTGACTTCCACCGGAAAAATTCTTCCATCTCTAGCTCTGAAAACGGATTCCAAGACCGATGTCTGCACTCTTTTGAAGTTTTCCCACATCACTGGCCACATGGAAGGCGGAAAATTGACATCCACCTGATGTATGGTCATATTGAGGAGTTCGTTGCTGGAATATCCCAGAGCCTTGACCGCGCCTTCGTTGGCGTACACTATCCGCCCCTGGTCGTTGACCCAGAGTATCAGACCGCCGGATTTATCCAGGAAAAACCGGCTGATATAAAGGGCTTCACTGGTCTGTTTGCGATGGCTGATATCCCTTAAAAAAACCACCAGGCGCTCCCGGCCGCAGACATCGGTCAGGGTACTGCCGACTTCTACCGGCAGTAGTGTGCCGTCAAGCCGGCGCAACTGGTATTCCCGCTCAACGACCACCGGACTGGAATCAACATCATCGGATAGCTGGAACTCCGGAATCAATTCAAGGAAATTTCCGGGTGGCGCCGTCCGTTCATCATAACCGCTCAATCTGGTCATGGAGGCATTGACCGCCATAATATCAAAGGAAACTCTATCAAGAATAGTTGCGGCCCAGGGCATCAATTGAAACAGACGATGTATCTCCTGGATGACCAGGCTATCAGGAATAGGCGATATACCAGCGGTAACCCTGGTCAGCGGTTTGTCATGGGGTGGCGGTTTATTTTCAGCCATACGGCCATATTATAATTGTTAACCTGTAGTTTGTGAATATTTTTACCGCAAATAAGGATAATTGTCCATAATGCCCATTATTCCGGAACGGCATTACTCAGGGCTTTCAGTACCAGTTCGGACAACGCGGGATGAATATGAATGCCGGAGGCGATATGGTCGATACCGCCTTCGTTGGCCATGGCATTGACGACCTCCTGTACCAGCACCGAAGACCATGGGCCAACAATATGAGCACCTAGTATTTTGCCGGTATCCTGCTCGAGGATAATCTTGGCAAACCCGTCATCGTCCATCATCGCTGTTCCAAGGGCGGTGTCCTTGTAATCCGCCCTGCCCACCATTATCTTGGTGTGGTTTTTCCGGGCTGTGGCTTCGGTCAGGCCAACAGATCCGATCTGAGGATGAGTAAAAACAGCATGCGGTGATGACTGATAGTCCATGACTGCCTGATGCCCGTGAAGTCCATTGGCGGCGGCGACCGCGGCCTCGGCATGGGCGGTATGAGTGAACTGTTCCCTGCCGTTGATATCACCGAAGGCATAGATGCCTTTGACACCGGTCTCCAGATGTTCGTTGACCTTGATGAACCCCGGTTCATCGGTTTCGATACCCGACTGCTTTACCTTCAACAGGTCGGTATTGGGGATGCGGCCGGTAGCCACCAGCAATTTCTGAGCCCGGACACTGTCCGCGCCACTGCCCCCCGCCCTTTCATAATTGACTATAAATCCGAGCTGGTCGCCAGCTGAAGCGACATCGGTAACCCTGGCTCCGGTTATCACTTCCATCCGACGTCGCAAGGCTCGGGTGACGGTTTCGATAATCTCCGGCTCCTCCCCGGTCAGGATATCGGAACGCATTTCCAGCAGGGTAACCCGGGTGCCCATGGCTTCGAAGAAGTGAGCGAACTCCACACCGATGTATCCGCCCCCGATTATGACCAGACTGTCCGGTCGCTCTTCCAGTTCCAGGAGTGTTTCATTGGTAAGATAGTCCACATTGTTGAGCCCCTGAATCGGCGGCACCGCCGGTCGGGTTCCAGCGGCGATGAATATCTTTTCGGCCTTGATTTCCGTCGAGCCTACCCGCAGGGTATAAGGCGCTATGAACTCCCCGGTGCCGTCGTAGAAATCCAGGGCATCTGAACTTTCCAGATACCGCCGTATGCCAGAGCTGTCCTCATGTACCACCTGACGCATCCGCTTCATGATGGCCGGAAAATCAATGCTTTCCACCCGTCCTTCAACCCCAAGCCGCGCGGCTTCTCTTATCTCCATAATGCGGTCAGCCGGGAAAATAAGCATCTTCGATGGAATACAGCCGACGTTAAGGCAGGTGCCGCCAACCGGCCCCCGGTCCACCAGAGCCGCCTTGAGGCCAAGTTCAACCGCATTGTCCAGAACATCCAGCCCGGCACCGGACCCGATGACGATTACGTCATAGTGTTTCATGGCCGCCTCCTTGAATCTGACGTCCCGACCATTGTATCACTCCCGGGAACAGCCCCCTAACCTCCGGGCCGGGTTGCCTTAAGAACGGGCGGCTTATATACTGAACTAAACATGAGGGGGCAGTATGTGGCAGTTCGACACCACGTTTTCAGACATTATCCAGCGAACGCCTAATGTAAAATCATTCCGTTTTCCGGTCAGCCCGGCGGAAGCGCCCTTCAAGGCCGGGCAGTATTTTTTTGTTACCCTGCAGGTCGGAGGGGAACCGGCCTTGCACCACTTCACCATTTCCAGTTCGCCCGGCGACAACTATCTGGAGTTCACCAAGAAAATCACTTCCCACCCCTATTCGCTGGCCCTCGACGCCGCGCGACCCGGCGACCCGGTCAGCATCAAAGGTCCGGCCGGCGCCTTTACCCTGCCGCCGGATGACGGTCGCCTGGTCTTTCTGACCGGCGGTATCGGCATCACTCCGGTCAGAAGCATGCTGGGTGATATCGCTGAAGGCAGAACGGAAAAATTTGAAATTGAGGTAATCTGCGCCAATGAGCGGCTGGAAGACATGGTCTTCCACGATGAACTCCGGGCAATGTCAGCTGACCTGCCCGGATTAAGAATACACAACGTCCTTTCGCAACCGCCGCAAAACTGGACCGGCGAAACAGGGCGTATCGACAAAAGTCTTATTATGAAGCTGATACCTGATTACATTGATCGGCGTTTCTTTATTTCCGGCCCGCCGTCCATGGTGATATCGATCCAGGAGCAACTGGCCGCGCTGAAAATCCCTCTGGACCACATCATGAGAGATTCCTTCACCGGATATGATTGATGCGGTCATGACAACCGAAACACGGAGGGACGGATGACACTGATCAGACATGACCGGACGGCTTTCGGACGCCCCGGTTCGGCACCGAACTGGACGGGCGGCGCCAAGGATGGCGTCGGTACCGCCCGTAACTCGGTCAGCCGGGTCTGGTTTACCCTGTCCCGGGGAATGGTCACCGAGCTGTTCTACCCAACCATCGACCAGCCACAGGTCAGACACCTGGAACTCCTGGTAAGCGATGGCGAGAGTTTTGTCCAGTCGGAAAGCCGCCATCTGTTTACCGAAACCCGGACGATAACGCCCCACAGCCTGAGTTACCGTGTCATCAACTCCGACCCCGAAGGGCGTTATGTCATCAATAAAACCGTCATCGCCGACCCGTCGTCGCCATGTATCCTGCAGAAGGTCGAAACCAGCGGCGCCAGTGAATGGCTTTCCCGTCTTAAGTTGTTCGTCCAATGCGCACCCCATCTTGCCGGGGGCGGCTGGAACAATAACGCCATGGTGGTGGAATCTGCCGGCAGAACACTGCTGGCGGCCGAAAAAGACGGTACATGGCTGGTGCTGGGGGCGAATGTGCCCTTCATAAAGGTGTCCTGCGGTTACAGCGGCGTCAGCGACGGCTGGAGAGACCTGGCCGAAGACCACCGGCTGGACTGGGAGTTCAATAGCGCTACCGACGGTAACGTCGTCCTGACAGCGGAACTGCCGGTCGACAAACCTGGCGGCTTCACCCTCGGACTGGCTTTCGGCGACAGCCTTCAGCACGCCATCACCAATCTGTTCCATTCTCTGGCATTACCGTTCGAGGAACGCCTTTCACTGTACGACACCCAGTGGTCAAGCTATTACCGGACACTAAGGTCACTGGAAAAATACTCTACTGACGGCGGCACGCTGGCCCAGGCGAGTGTCGCCCTGCTGTCATCCCATGAGGATAAAACTTACCCTGGAGCCTTCATCGCTTCGATGTCAATACCCTGGGGCGAAAGCCGCGCGGCCGGCGACGGGGGCGCCGGTTATCACCTGGTGTGGACCCGTGACATGGTTAATACCGTCACCGGCCTGCTGGCCGCCGGCGATTCAGAACCGGCTCGCCGGGCACTGGTCTATCTGTCGGCGGCCCAGGGCAGTGAGGGCAATTTCCCGCAGAACTTCTGGCTGGACGGCCGGCCTCACTGGCAGGGCGTTCAACTGGACGAAGTAGCCTTCCCGGTACTGCTGGCCTGGAAAATGCACCGCGCCAGGACTCCGGTAGGCATCGATACCTACCCGCTGATAACCCGGGCGGCCGCGTTCCTGATTGATTACGGCCCGGCCACCGAACAGGAACGCTGGGAGGAGAATTCCGGGTATTCCCCCTCGACACTGGCGTCCAACATCGCCGCGCTCATCTGCGCCGCGTCTTTCTGCCGGGAATATGGCGATGCGACTACGGGAGCTTTCATCGAGGATTACGCCGATTTCCTCGAAGCCCACCTGGAACAGTGGACGGTGACCGACCGGGGTCGTCTGACCAAGGGCATCACCCGTCATTACATCCGCATCAATCCGGTGGCGGTCGATGGTATTCACCATGACGATACCCCCGGTGACAAGACGATTTACCTGCAGAACCAGGAACCGGGAAACTCAGCCGAGTTTCCGGCCCGCGATATCGTCGATGCCGGCTTCCTGGAACTGGTACGTTACGGCATCCGTGCGGCTGACGATCCGCTTATCCGGGACTCCCTGAAAGTCATCGACGCGGTACTCAAGGTCGATACCCCATTCGGTCAGGTATGGCGCCGCTACAATCATGACGGCTACGGCCAGCGAACGGACGGCGGCGATTATCAGGGCTGGGGACGCGGCGGCGGCTGGCCGCTGTTGACCGGCGAACGGGCGCATTACGAACTGGCCGCCGGAGGCGACATCAACCAATACCTGACCGCCATGGAGGGGTTTTCATCCTACACCGGCCTGTTGCCGGAACAGGTCTGGGACCGGGACGATTTACCGGAGGCGGGCATGTACCAGGGGCGTCCGACCGACGCCGCCATGCCGTTAATGTGGGCGCATGCCGAATATATAAAGCTGTTGCGCTCACGAGCTGACGGCCAGGTCTTTGACCGGATACCTGAAGTAGCCGACCGGTATCTGAAGAAGAACCGACAGAGAACCGAACATGAAGTCTGGAAGCCCAATTATCGGCCGTCTTATATCCGGGCCGGAACCCGGTTGAGAGTGATTACTCCGGGATCTTTCCAACTGGTGTGGACGATGGATGACTGGTCTACCGTCAATAAGACCCAAGCTACAGCCACCGGCATCGGTCTGTATTATGTCGACCTGGCCACCGCCCCAAAACAGCGACAGCCGGTGATATTCACTTTTTTCTGGACCGGTGAAGACCGTTGGGAAGGCCGAAATTATGAAGTCAAGGTAAAAGGAGCCGAAGAATGAAAATAGGTATGATAGGACTCGGCCGGATGGGCGGCAATATCACCCGCCGGTTGCTAAGAGCCGGTCATGAAGTCGCCGCGTACGACCCGGTGCCGTCAGCGGTGGCCACAGTCGCCGAGGAAGGCGCTGTCGGCACCGCTTCACTGGAAGAACTGGTCGCGGCGCTGGCACCGCCCCGGGCGCTCTGGCTGATGGTGCCTGCCGGCGAGCCGACGGAAGATACCCTCGCCCGGCTGGGAGATTTGCTGGACGCGGGGGATACCGTCATCGACGGCGGCAATTCCTATTACCGGGACAGCATGCGGCGGGCTACCATGCTGGCGGACAAAGGCATTACCCTTTTGGATGCCGGTACCTCCGGCGGCGTCTGGGGCTTGACTGAAGGCTATTGTCTGATGATCGGCGGCGATGAAGCCGCTTTCCTGCGACTGGAGACGGTATTTCAGACACTGGCGCCGTCGCCCGAACATGGCTACGCCCGGGTCGGCCCGTCAGGTGCTGGCCATTTCGTCAAGATGGTACACAACGGCATCGAGTATGGCCTGATGCAGGCATATGCCGAGGGCTTCGAACTGATGCAGGCCAAGGAAGAATTCAACCTCGACCTGGCCGAAATATCGGAATTATGGCGTTACGGGAGCGTGGTCAGGTCATGGCTCCTGGATTTGAGCGCCTCGGCGCTCAAGGACGACCCGGAACTGTCCGGACTGGCTTCCTGGGTGGCCGATTCCGGCGAAGGCCGCTGGACAACCGAAGAAGCCATTGAACTGGGCGTTCCGTTGCCGGTCATTACCCTGGCTCTGCAGGCGCGCTTCCGTTCACGGCAGGCGGAGCCGTTTTCCGGCAAACTCCTGGCGGCCATGCGCCAGAAGTTCGGCGGTCATGCCGTCAAGCCGGCGGAATAGCCCGGCCCCACTCTTGGACGAAGTATCGACATAAGGAGAAGACAGATGAAAGCCATCGGCATGATTCGCGGCGAAAGCGGGGTCACCGAACTTGAAATACCCCGGCCAAAAATTACCGCCGCAGACGATGTGCTCATAAAAGTCCGTGAAGTTGGCCTGGACGGTACCGATTTCGGCATCCTGGCCAAAAATCGGCCGGATATTGCCCCCGGCGCCGATTACATGGTGCTGGGCCACGAAATGACCGGCCGAATCGAAGCCGTGGGGCCGGCGGTGACAACGCTCAAGCCAGGCGACCTGGTGACGGTCACCGTCCGCCGCGGTTGCGGCATCTGTCATCCCTGCCTGGAGAACCAGAGCGACATGTGCATGACCGGACTGTATACCGAACGGGGCATCCACAAGCTGGACGGTTTTCTTTCCGAATACGTCGTCGACAGGGAGCAGTATGTGGTCAAAGTTCCCGACGACTGTACCGACATGGCAGTGCTGTCCGAACCGATATCCATCGTTGAAAAGGGCATCGAACAGATAAGGTTGATTCAGTCCCGACTGCCCTGGAACTGCGTTCACCCGGAACACACTTTCGATTCACCGCTGTGGGGCGGCTGTAAACTGGCCATGGTCATCGGCGCCGGACCGCTGGGGTTGATGGCGGCGGCCTTACTGCGTCTGGCCGGGGCCAGCGTGGTAGTCACCGATATTGTCAATGACAACCACCCCAAGGCCCGACTGGCCGGTTATCTGGAAGCTCAATACATCAATGTCCGCGGACTGACCGCCGAACAGATTATGGAACAGTCTCTAATCAAGGGTGAGAGGCTGGATATAATCTTCGAGGCTTCAGGGGCTTCGGCGATGGCGTTGGAGCTGGTTAACTTTATGTCACGCTCCAGCATCTATGTGATGACAGGTATCCCCCAAAAGGAGCAGAAGGTCGATATCGACGCCGCCGCTATCGTCCGCCAGATGGTGCGCTTCAACCAGGTCATCGTCGGCAGTGTCAATTCCAACAGGCATCACTTCGAGTCGGTAATGAAGTCCATCCCCCTCTTGAAGGAGCGTTTCCCGGAACTGCGTAACCGCGTGCTGACCGACCGTTTTGGTTTTAACGACTATCGGGAAGCCTTTAACCGGCGGAACGCCGAGAGCATCAAGACCTATATCAGCCTGGAGAAAGAGTTTCAGTCCAACAGTTGAGTTTCGTCATCCGGGGCATCGGCCTCTACCCGACGTTCGATGAGTTCCCAGCGCACCATACCGTCTTCGATAAGCTGGCGGATACGGCTCTGGGCCGCGGTCAGGCGGGGGTCCTGTCCGCTCTTCACTTCCATAATAACGATTTCACGGACATCACCTGAGGCCAGGCCGGGAAATACCACCAGGTCTACCGGACTGCCGATGAAACGAGCCTCGGTGGGGTCATAACGGAACTCCGGCAGATAAGGCGCCATCTGTTCGGTAAAACGCCCACCCAGCACTGCTCGGCTCTGAGTGACTGCCTGCCGCGAAGCCCGGGCGACTTCGGTCTGCCAGTAATCCTGTTCCAGTTTCTGCCAATCACGGAACCGGGCTTCAAAACGCCACTTGATGAGGTAGTAGTTGATGGTCACCAGGATGAAGGTGATCACTAACGCCAAGCCGATGATGAGCAGGGTATCCATTAACTGCTCCCGGGTTTGGTCAGCGGCTCCCCCTGCCGGCACAAGGGGCAGTCCTCGGGGCTGTAAGAAGGAGCCGAGGCTTCCAGACAGCCGTACAGCGGCAGACCGTCGAAATCCAGCCCGCCGCCGGAACGATCCACCAGCACCCCGATACCGACCACTTCAGCCTGGTACCCAGCCAGAGCATCCAGGACTTCCCGGATACTCTTACCAGTGGTTAAAACATCATCCACCACCAGCACCCGGCGTCCGGCCGGGATACGGAAGCCACGCCTGAAGGCGCGTTCCCCTGTTTCTAATTTTTCAGCGAAAGCCGCCGGTAAACCCATCTGCCGGGCTGTTTCAAAAGCCAGGATGATACCGCCGGTAGTCGGTCCGACAACCAGTTCGACACCCTTGCCGGCAAAATGCTCGGCTATCAGACCGCACAACGGCACCGCCGCGGCCGGATTCTCAATGACGCGAAACTTTTCCCAGTAAACCGCCGAATGCCGCCCGGAGGTCAGCTTGAAATGACCTTTGAGCACGGCGCCGGAACTGATAAACAGCTCTTCGATGCGCTCCCGGCTCAGTCTGTCATCCGTCATCCGAGGACTCCTACAGACGTTGCCGGCAGGAAAGCCGTCTCGCCGGTTTCCTCGAATTTGTGATTGGGGGCGCCGCCGAAGCTACCCAAGGGCCAGAAGATGAACCAGGCCTTGCCGTGAATATCCTCCCGCTCAATGGTCCAGCCCTGCGATGAATCCAGGCTTACCGGGCGGTTATCGCCCCGCACGTAGTACTCGCCTTCGGGAATCGTCACCGGAGCGATGGTGCGGGAATCCCGATTGACGATATAACGCTCATCGAGCAATTCACCGTTAATGTAGATGAAACCGTCAATTACCTCGACTGTTTCACCGGGCAGACCGATTATGCGCTTGATGAACTCACGCCCGTCATTGTACGGTGACGGAAATACAATGATGTCTCCCCGCTGTGGGTCGCCAAAGGCATAGGCGACCTTGCTCACCAGCAGACGGTCAGCGTCCTTCATGTTGGGGTCCATACTGGTGCCGTCCACGATGGAATTCAGCAAAGTGAACTGAAACAGGATGAATATGGCCAGCGCCCCGACCAGAACGTAGGCAAGTTCAATCAGTGCGGCTTTGACAGCTTTCAAGTCATCTCCTCGGTGTTGTCGGCGGTATTATATCAGACACAGCCGGATTGCGATAACCATGGTAAGGTTTCAGTACATATTGGGCTTTTGCAATGTATGCAAAAGTTCAGAAACATATGGGACTCCCGGGGAGGTGAAACCCGGGAGTCCCATATGTATTGGCCCCTTACATTTAGTTGACACCATGATGTGCGCGTCATAAAATGCAACCAAATTAGTCAGGGAGATTCTGCAATGCCATATTGTTCAAAATGCGGAACAGCCATTAGTGACGGCGACGAATTCTGTAAATCATGCGGTACTAATCTACAAAATAAACCTGCCACAAAAAAAGAGGATGATGTTGTCCGACCTCAAGAAAGCCCACCAACTATTGCCAAACATCCCGTATATGAACCTAATTTCCCTCCTCCGGCAACTCCACCATCTTCTCCACCGCTGTCATCTCGTACATCTACAAAGAAATCAAATAATATAGAAATACTTCTATCGGTCTTTTTGGGTTTAGCAATAATTGGGGCAGGAATTCTTGGTTTTTTATATTTTGATGCAACCAACACAATTGATGTTCGTGATCAAACAATCGGTGAGTTGAATAGTGATATATCAAATCTGCAATCACAATTGTCTGATTCAGAATTTGAATTGACAACCACCAAAAATGACTTCCAAGATTTGAATGACCAATTAAGCACAACGATAAATCAACTAACAACTACTCAAGATCAGCTTACGGAAATTCAGTCCAAATATCCACTCAAGAATTTTTCATCGCTTTTCCAATTACAAGCATGGGCAAACAACCATATCCAACCATATCAACAGTATGCCAATGGAACATATGCAGGAGCTCTGGAAATCCAAGAGGCTGCCATGAATGAAGGGTACTTGGTTTCGGCTTGTTTGGAAGAAACCTCTTCTGGATTATATTTTATAAGTATGCAGGCAATGATTGGGTCAACACTTTATTGGTGGCACCCAGAAGATGGGAATGTATATTTGTACTTGAATAACATCAATTAGCTTAATACCATCGCAATTTGATTAATGGGTGGCATTACAATAAGAGGTACGACTATGAGTTCTAGTTTTCGGAATTTTGTCATTATCTCACTGGTTGTGCTACTAAGTATTAGCGGAGTCAGTGGTTTTGTGGCTTTTCAGACAAGTAATGACCTGAAAGATTCACTGCAGGAGATATCCGGCCTTACAACCCAGTTATCTAGCGCTCGAGATGCCATAAGCGATCTACAAGGCCAACTAGGAAGCCTTAAAAATAACTCTGCCACTCTTAATCAGCAGGCCGCCAAACTAATTAAGAACACCACCGCCAT
This window encodes:
- a CDS encoding conserved hypothetical protein (KEGG: deg:DehalGT_0802 hypothetical protein), which translates into the protein MPYCSKCGTAISDGDEFCKSCGTNLQNKPATKKEDDVVRPQESPPTIAKHPVYEPNFPPPATPPSSPPLSSRTSTKKSNNIEILLSVFLGLAIIGAGILGFLYFDATNTIDVRDQTIGELNSDISNLQSQLSDSEFELTTTKNDFQDLNDQLSTTINQLTTTQDQLTEIQSKYPLKNFSSLFQLQAWANNHIQPYQQYANGTYAGALEIQEAAMNEGYLVSACLEETSSGLYFISMQAMIGSTLYWWHPEDGNVYLYLNNIN